A window of the Streptomyces griseochromogenes genome harbors these coding sequences:
- the hpnC gene encoding squalene synthase HpnC, which produces MCRPRPGQRAVTGTDTAPALERATLDKATSENFPVAPFFLPRAWRDDLMAVYGFARLVDDIGDGDLAPGGADARILGVSAGEAEDRLILLDAFEADLRRVFDGAPRHPLLRRLQPTVRRHALTPEPFLGLIAANRQDQLVTRYETYDDLLAYCELSANPVGRLVLAVTGTATPERNRLSDAVCTALQIVEHLQDVAEDLGRDRIYLPAADMKRFHVQETDLAAKTAGASVRALVAYEAQRARDLLNEGAPLVGSVHGRLKLLLAGFVAGGRAAVRAIAAAEYDVLPGPPRPGKVRLLREVGVILRGEG; this is translated from the coding sequence ATGTGCCGTCCCCGCCCAGGGCAGCGCGCGGTGACGGGAACCGACACGGCGCCCGCACTGGAGCGCGCCACGCTGGACAAGGCCACGAGCGAGAACTTCCCCGTGGCCCCCTTCTTCCTGCCCCGGGCCTGGCGCGACGACCTCATGGCCGTCTACGGCTTCGCCCGCCTCGTGGACGACATCGGCGACGGCGATCTGGCCCCCGGTGGAGCCGACGCGCGGATCCTCGGCGTGTCGGCCGGTGAGGCCGAGGACCGTCTGATCCTCCTCGACGCCTTCGAGGCCGACCTGCGGCGTGTCTTCGACGGCGCGCCCCGCCATCCCCTGCTGCGCCGCCTGCAGCCCACCGTCCGCCGCCACGCCCTCACCCCCGAGCCCTTCCTCGGCCTGATCGCCGCCAACCGCCAGGACCAGCTGGTCACCCGGTACGAGACCTACGACGACCTCCTCGCCTACTGCGAACTGTCCGCCAACCCCGTCGGCCGCCTCGTCCTCGCCGTCACCGGCACCGCGACCCCCGAGCGGAACCGTCTCTCCGACGCGGTCTGCACCGCCCTGCAGATCGTGGAGCACCTCCAGGACGTCGCGGAGGACCTCGGCCGCGACCGGATCTATCTGCCGGCTGCGGACATGAAGCGCTTTCACGTCCAGGAAACCGATCTCGCCGCGAAAACCGCGGGCGCATCGGTGCGCGCCCTGGTTGCATACGAAGCGCAACGCGCCCGCGATCTGCTGAATGAAGGCGCCCCCCTGGTGGGTAGCGTCCACGGCAGGTTGAAGCTGCTGCTCGCGGGGTTCGTGGCGGGGGGAAGAGCGGCGGTCCGGGCGATCGCCGCCGCCGAATACGACGTACTTCCCGGCCCGCCCAGACCCGGCAAGGTCCGGTTGCTGCGTGAGGTGGGCGTGATCCTGCGAGGAGAGGGGTGA
- the hpnD gene encoding presqualene diphosphate synthase HpnD, producing MIRTVDSAPHVSAPVLAAYSYCEAVTGQQARNFAYGIRLLPTPKRRAMSALYAFSRRVDDIGDGDLPGEVKVKRLEDTRALLTRIREGGVEEDDTDPVAVALTHAARAFPIPLGGLDELIDGVQMDVRGETYETWDDLKVYCRCVAGAIGRLSLGVFGTEPGARGAERAPEYADTLGLALQLTNILRDVREDAEGGRTYLPADDLAKFGCSAGFNGPTPPEGSDFAGLVHFEVRRARALFAEGYRLLPMLDRRSGACVAAMAGIYRRLLDRIEREPEAVLRGRVSLPGREKAYVAVRGLSGLDTRHVSRRTVRRRA from the coding sequence GTGATCCGGACCGTGGATTCTGCACCGCACGTGTCCGCGCCGGTACTCGCCGCCTACAGCTACTGCGAGGCCGTCACCGGGCAGCAGGCCCGCAACTTCGCGTACGGTATCCGCTTGCTGCCGACGCCCAAGCGCCGCGCGATGTCGGCGCTGTACGCCTTCTCCCGGCGTGTCGACGACATCGGCGACGGCGACCTGCCGGGCGAGGTCAAGGTCAAGCGGCTGGAGGACACCCGGGCGCTGCTCACCCGGATCCGCGAGGGCGGCGTCGAGGAGGACGACACCGATCCGGTGGCCGTCGCGCTCACCCATGCCGCGCGCGCCTTCCCGATCCCGCTCGGCGGTCTGGACGAGCTGATCGACGGCGTCCAGATGGACGTGCGCGGGGAGACGTACGAGACCTGGGACGACCTGAAGGTCTACTGCCGCTGTGTGGCCGGAGCCATCGGCCGTCTCTCGCTGGGCGTGTTCGGCACGGAGCCGGGGGCGCGCGGCGCCGAGCGCGCACCCGAGTACGCCGACACCCTCGGTCTCGCGCTCCAGCTCACCAACATCCTCAGAGACGTCCGCGAGGACGCCGAGGGCGGCCGTACCTATCTGCCCGCCGACGACCTCGCCAAATTCGGCTGCTCGGCCGGGTTCAACGGGCCGACACCACCGGAGGGCTCCGACTTCGCGGGCCTCGTGCACTTCGAAGTGCGACGGGCCCGCGCCCTTTTCGCCGAGGGCTACCGGCTGCTCCCCATGCTCGACCGGCGCAGCGGCGCCTGTGTGGCAGCCATGGCCGGCATCTACCGCCGGCTGCTGGACCGCATCGAGCGCGAACCGGAGGCCGTGCTGCGCGGCCGGGTCTCGCTGCCCGGGCGCGAGAAGGCCTATGTCGCCGTGCGCGGACTGTCCGGGCTCGACACCCGGCACGTGTCCCGGCGGACCGTCAGGAGGCGCGCCTGA
- a CDS encoding DUF6380 family protein: MDVVDQADSAGPQRWATLRCGVASLTATADRAPFNLHARHVRKDRR; the protein is encoded by the coding sequence ATGGACGTCGTGGACCAGGCCGACTCCGCGGGACCGCAGCGGTGGGCAACCCTCCGCTGCGGCGTGGCGTCCCTGACTGCGACGGCCGACCGTGCACCGTTCAACCTGCACGCTCGGCACGTACGGAAGGACCGACGATGA
- the hpnE gene encoding hydroxysqualene dehydroxylase HpnE translates to MSDGSRPEGADAGTPRPAATAGRSAVVVGGGLAGITAALALADAGVRVTLLEGRPRLGGLAFSFQRGELTVDNGQHVYLRCCTAYRWFLDRIQGAALAPLQDRLDVPVVDVTKPEGRRLGRLRRDALPVPLHLGRSLAAYPHLSFAERAAVGRAALALKGLDLSDPALDTQDFGSWLAAHGQSARAVEALWDLVGVATLNAVAGDASLGLAAMVFKTGLLSDPGAADIGWAHVPLGELHDRLARKALDSAGVRTEVRTRVTSVSTNENGTWSVQVPGETLQADAVVLAVPQRETHGLLPPGALDAPDELLRIGTAPILNVHVVYDRKVLARPFFTALGTPVQWVFDRTDAAGLAEGQYLALSQSAAQDEIDAPVAALRERYLPELERLIPGTRGALVKDFFVTRERTATFAPTPGVGRLRPGARTKAPGLYLAGAWTATGWPATMESAVRSGVSAADAALSALGRPRPRHLFEFEEAA, encoded by the coding sequence ATGAGCGACGGCTCGCGCCCCGAGGGGGCGGACGCTGGCACCCCGCGACCTGCGGCCACGGCAGGCCGCAGCGCCGTCGTGGTCGGCGGCGGCCTCGCCGGGATCACCGCGGCGCTCGCGCTCGCCGACGCGGGCGTCCGTGTCACCCTGCTCGAAGGCAGGCCCAGGCTGGGCGGCCTCGCCTTCTCCTTCCAGCGCGGCGAGCTGACCGTCGACAACGGCCAGCATGTGTACCTGCGCTGCTGCACCGCCTACCGCTGGTTCCTCGACCGGATCCAGGGCGCGGCGCTGGCACCTCTGCAGGACCGCCTGGACGTGCCCGTCGTCGACGTCACCAAACCCGAAGGGCGGCGGCTCGGCAGACTGCGGCGCGACGCGCTGCCCGTCCCCCTCCACCTGGGGCGCAGCCTGGCCGCCTATCCGCATCTCTCGTTCGCCGAACGCGCCGCGGTCGGGCGGGCCGCGCTCGCGCTCAAGGGGCTCGACCTCTCCGATCCGGCCCTGGACACCCAGGACTTCGGCAGCTGGCTGGCCGCTCACGGCCAGTCGGCGCGTGCCGTCGAGGCCCTGTGGGACCTGGTCGGGGTCGCCACCCTCAACGCGGTCGCGGGCGACGCCTCGCTGGGGCTCGCCGCGATGGTGTTCAAGACCGGTCTGCTGTCCGACCCGGGAGCGGCCGACATCGGCTGGGCCCACGTCCCGCTGGGCGAACTGCACGACCGGCTGGCCCGCAAGGCGCTCGACTCCGCGGGCGTGCGTACCGAGGTCCGTACACGCGTCACCTCCGTCTCCACCAACGAAAACGGGACCTGGAGCGTTCAGGTTCCCGGCGAGACGCTCCAAGCCGACGCGGTCGTCCTCGCCGTACCCCAGCGCGAGACCCACGGCCTGCTGCCGCCCGGCGCCCTCGACGCCCCCGACGAGTTGCTGAGGATCGGCACCGCGCCCATCCTCAACGTGCATGTCGTCTACGACCGCAAGGTGCTCGCCAGGCCCTTCTTCACCGCCCTCGGCACCCCCGTGCAGTGGGTCTTCGACCGCACCGACGCCGCCGGGCTCGCCGAGGGGCAGTACCTCGCGCTCTCCCAGTCGGCCGCCCAGGACGAGATCGACGCGCCCGTCGCCGCGCTCCGCGAGCGCTACCTGCCCGAGCTGGAGCGTCTGATCCCGGGGACGCGCGGCGCGCTGGTGAAGGACTTCTTCGTGACCCGGGAGCGCACGGCCACGTTCGCCCCCACCCCCGGCGTCGGGCGGCTGCGGCCCGGCGCCCGCACCAAGGCACCCGGCCTGTACCTGGCCGGAGCGTGGACCGCCACCGGGTGGCCCGCGACCATGGAGAGTGCGGTCCGCAGTGGAGTGAGCGCGGCCGACGCCGCGCTGAGCGCCCTGGGCCGGCCCCGCCCCCGCCACCTCTTCGAGTTCGAGGAGGCGGCCTGA
- a CDS encoding polyprenyl synthetase family protein, translating into MPPASTPARRTAVDVTALLERGRTLATPVLRAAVDRLAPPMDTVAAYHFGWIDAAGNPADGDGGKAVRPALAVLSAEVTGAAPEVGIPGAVAVELVHNFSLLHDDLMDGDEQRRHRDTVWKVHGPAQAILVGDALFALANEILLELGTVEAGRATRRLTTASRALIDGQAQDISYEHRDRVSVEECLEMEGNKTGALLAASSSIGAVLGGADDRTANALEKYGYHLGLAFQAVDDLLGIWGDPDATGKQTWSDLRQRKKSLPVVAALAAGGSASERLGEILAADAKSSDFATFSEEEFAARAALIEEAGGREWTAGEARRQHIIAIEALDVVDMPERVRAAFTALADFVVVRKR; encoded by the coding sequence GTGCCCCCGGCCTCGACGCCCGCTCGGAGGACCGCGGTGGACGTGACCGCGCTGCTGGAGCGCGGCCGGACCCTGGCCACACCGGTGCTGCGGGCGGCCGTCGACCGCCTGGCGCCTCCCATGGACACCGTCGCCGCCTACCACTTCGGCTGGATCGACGCGGCCGGCAACCCGGCCGACGGCGACGGCGGCAAGGCCGTCCGCCCCGCCCTGGCCGTTCTCTCCGCCGAGGTCACCGGCGCCGCACCCGAGGTGGGCATCCCGGGTGCCGTCGCCGTCGAACTGGTCCACAACTTCTCGCTGCTGCACGACGACCTGATGGACGGCGACGAGCAGCGCCGCCACCGCGACACCGTCTGGAAGGTGCACGGCCCCGCCCAGGCCATCCTGGTCGGCGACGCCCTGTTCGCCCTCGCCAACGAGATCCTGCTGGAGCTCGGCACCGTCGAGGCCGGCCGCGCCACCCGTCGGCTGACCACCGCCTCCCGCGCCCTGATCGACGGTCAGGCGCAGGACATCTCCTACGAGCACCGCGACCGGGTCAGCGTCGAGGAGTGCCTGGAGATGGAGGGCAACAAGACCGGCGCCCTGCTCGCCGCGTCCAGCTCCATCGGTGCGGTGCTCGGCGGCGCCGACGACCGCACCGCCAACGCGCTGGAGAAGTACGGCTACCACCTGGGCCTCGCCTTCCAGGCCGTGGACGACCTCCTCGGCATCTGGGGCGACCCCGACGCCACCGGCAAGCAGACCTGGAGCGACCTGCGCCAGCGCAAGAAGTCCCTGCCGGTGGTGGCCGCGCTCGCCGCGGGCGGCTCCGCCTCCGAGCGGCTCGGCGAGATCCTCGCCGCCGACGCCAAGAGCAGCGACTTCGCGACCTTCTCCGAGGAGGAGTTCGCGGCTCGTGCGGCCCTCATCGAGGAGGCGGGCGGCCGCGAGTGGACGGCCGGGGAAGCGCGCCGTCAGCACATCATCGCCATCGAAGCCCTCGACGTCGTCGACATGCCGGAACGGGTACGGGCCGCCTTCACGGCGCTCGCCGACTTCGTCGTCGTACGAAAGAGATGA
- the shc gene encoding squalene--hopene cyclase has protein sequence MTATTDGSTGATLPPRAASASETDITTPAAAGVQEAAGRAVRRATDFLLARQDAQGWWKGDLETNVTMDAEDLLLRQFLGIRDEATTRAAALFIRGEQRPDGPWATFYGGPGELSATIEAYVALRLAGDAPDAPHMAKASTWIRERGGIAAARVFTRIWLALFGWWKWEDLPELPPELIYFPSWMPLNIYDFGCWARQTIVPLTVVSAKRPVRPAPFPLDELHTDPADPNPARPLAPVTSWDGAFQRLDKALHQLRKVAPRRLRRAAMNSAARWIVERQENDGCWGGIQPPAVYSVIALHLLGYDLEHPVMREGLASLDRFAVWREDGARMIEACQSPVWDTCLATIALVDAGLPADHPQLVKAADWMLGEEIVRPGDWAVKRPGLPPGGWAFEFHNDNYPDIDDTAEVALALRRVGHHDPERVDRAIGRAVRWNLGMQSRNGAWGAFDVDNTSPFPNRLPFCDFGEVIDPPSADVTAHVVEMLAAEGLAHDPRTRRGIEWLLAEQEPDGSWFGRWGVNYVYGTGSVVPALTAAGLPGSHPAVRRAVAWLESVQNDDGGWGEDLRSYKYVKEWSGRGASTASQTAWALMALLAAGEKDSKAVERGVRWLAETQCEDGSWDEPYFTGTGFPWDFSINYHLYRQVFPLTALGRYLHGDPFDRLLAAGGRPLSEAKGS, from the coding sequence ATGACAGCGACGACCGACGGAAGCACCGGAGCGACCCTGCCGCCCCGCGCTGCCTCGGCCAGCGAAACCGACATCACCACCCCCGCGGCGGCCGGGGTACAAGAAGCCGCCGGACGCGCCGTTCGACGCGCCACCGACTTCCTGCTCGCGCGGCAGGACGCCCAGGGCTGGTGGAAGGGCGACCTCGAGACGAACGTCACCATGGACGCCGAGGACCTGCTGCTCCGTCAGTTTCTGGGGATCCGGGACGAGGCGACGACGCGGGCCGCCGCCCTGTTCATCCGCGGCGAGCAGCGCCCGGACGGCCCCTGGGCCACCTTCTACGGCGGGCCCGGCGAACTCTCCGCCACCATCGAGGCGTACGTAGCCCTCCGTCTCGCCGGCGACGCGCCCGACGCCCCGCACATGGCGAAGGCCTCCACCTGGATCCGCGAGCGCGGCGGCATCGCCGCCGCCCGGGTCTTCACCCGGATCTGGCTCGCCCTGTTCGGCTGGTGGAAGTGGGAGGACCTGCCCGAACTCCCGCCGGAGCTGATCTACTTCCCCAGCTGGATGCCGCTCAACATCTACGACTTCGGATGCTGGGCGAGGCAGACCATCGTGCCGCTGACCGTCGTGTCCGCCAAGCGCCCGGTGCGCCCCGCGCCCTTCCCGCTCGACGAGCTGCACACCGACCCGGCCGACCCCAACCCGGCCAGGCCGCTTGCCCCGGTGACCAGTTGGGACGGCGCCTTCCAGCGCCTGGACAAGGCACTCCACCAGCTACGCAAGGTCGCCCCGCGCAGACTGCGCAGAGCCGCGATGAACTCCGCGGCCCGCTGGATCGTCGAGCGGCAGGAGAACGACGGCTGCTGGGGTGGCATCCAGCCGCCCGCCGTGTACTCGGTCATCGCGCTGCACCTGCTCGGCTACGACCTGGAGCACCCGGTGATGCGCGAGGGCCTCGCGTCGCTGGACCGTTTCGCCGTATGGCGCGAGGACGGCGCCCGGATGATCGAGGCCTGCCAGTCCCCGGTGTGGGACACCTGCCTCGCCACCATCGCGCTCGTCGACGCCGGACTGCCCGCCGACCACCCGCAACTGGTCAAGGCCGCCGACTGGATGCTGGGCGAGGAGATCGTCCGGCCCGGCGACTGGGCCGTGAAGCGGCCCGGGCTGCCGCCCGGCGGCTGGGCGTTCGAGTTCCACAACGACAACTACCCCGACATCGACGACACCGCCGAGGTCGCCCTCGCGCTGCGCCGGGTCGGCCACCACGACCCCGAGCGGGTGGACCGGGCGATCGGCCGCGCGGTGCGCTGGAACCTCGGGATGCAGTCGAGGAACGGCGCATGGGGCGCCTTCGACGTCGACAACACCAGCCCGTTCCCCAACCGGCTGCCGTTCTGCGACTTCGGCGAGGTCATCGACCCGCCGTCCGCGGACGTCACCGCGCACGTCGTGGAGATGCTCGCCGCCGAGGGCCTCGCCCACGACCCGCGCACCCGGCGCGGCATCGAGTGGCTGCTGGCCGAACAGGAGCCGGACGGCTCGTGGTTCGGCCGCTGGGGCGTCAACTACGTCTACGGCACCGGCTCGGTGGTGCCCGCCCTCACCGCGGCCGGCCTGCCCGGCTCCCACCCGGCCGTCCGGCGCGCGGTGGCCTGGCTGGAGAGCGTCCAGAACGACGACGGCGGCTGGGGCGAGGACCTGCGCTCCTACAAGTACGTCAAGGAATGGAGCGGCCGCGGCGCCTCCACCGCCTCGCAGACCGCGTGGGCACTGATGGCGCTGCTCGCGGCGGGGGAGAAGGACTCCAAGGCCGTCGAGCGCGGCGTCCGGTGGCTGGCCGAGACCCAGTGCGAGGACGGCTCCTGGGACGAGCCGTACTTCACCGGCACCGGCTTCCCCTGGGACTTCTCCATCAACTACCACCTCTACCGGCAGGTCTTCCCGCTCACCGCGCTCGGCCGGTACCTGCACGGCGACCCCTTCGACCGGCTCCTCGCCGCAGGCGGGAGGCCGCTCTCCGAGGCCAAGGGGAGCTGA
- a CDS encoding 1-hydroxy-2-methyl-2-butenyl 4-diphosphate reductase — protein MSAQSAAAPLLIACALGIEHLALRTGDRGGAGGPFTVVRTGMGPRAAERSVGRHLAGPALADAAVLATGFCAGLAPGMHPGDLVVAEETRDPHGTVPCVGTDLLVKELARVLPGRTVHTGPLIGSDHVVRGPERSDLFATGAIAVDMESAATLLSAVRAGARPVAAVRVVVDAPEHELVRIGTVRGGISAFRVLRSVLPAFFEWHRSL, from the coding sequence ATGAGCGCCCAGTCCGCCGCGGCCCCGCTGCTGATCGCCTGCGCGCTCGGCATCGAGCATCTCGCCCTGCGCACCGGCGACCGGGGCGGGGCCGGCGGGCCGTTCACCGTCGTCCGTACGGGCATGGGCCCCAGGGCGGCGGAACGCTCCGTGGGCCGGCACCTGGCCGGGCCGGCCCTGGCCGACGCGGCCGTACTGGCCACCGGCTTCTGCGCCGGGCTCGCCCCCGGCATGCACCCCGGCGACCTGGTCGTCGCCGAGGAGACCCGGGACCCGCACGGGACCGTCCCGTGCGTGGGCACCGATCTGCTGGTCAAGGAACTCGCGCGCGTCCTGCCCGGGCGCACCGTCCACACCGGGCCGCTCATCGGCTCCGATCACGTCGTGCGGGGGCCGGAGCGGTCCGACCTGTTCGCGACCGGCGCGATCGCGGTCGACATGGAGTCGGCGGCCACACTCCTGAGCGCCGTCCGCGCGGGCGCACGCCCGGTTGCGGCCGTACGGGTGGTCGTGGACGCTCCAGAACATGAACTCGTCCGGATCGGCACGGTGCGCGGTGGAATATCAGCCTTCCGCGTTCTTCGTTCCGTCCTTCCCGCTTTCTTTGAATGGCACCGTTCTTTGTAG
- the hpnH gene encoding adenosyl-hopene transferase HpnH, with translation MAMPLRQSIKVATYLAEQKIRRRDKFPLIVELEPLFACNLKCEGCGKIQHPAGVLKQRMPVAQAVGAVLESGAPMVSIAGGEPLMHPQIDEIVRQLVAKRKYVFLCTNAMLLRKKMDRFTPSPYFAFAVHIDGLRERHDESVAKEGVFDEAVEAIKEAKRRGFRVTTNSTFFNTDTPQTVIEVLNFLNDDLHVDEMMISPAYAYEKAPDQEHFLGVAQTRELFKKAFAGGNRRRWRLNHSPLFLDFLEGKVDFPCTAWAIPNYSLFGWQRPCYLMSDGYVPTYRELIEETDWDKYGRGKDPRCANCMAHCGYEPTAVLATMGSLKESLRAMRETVSGNRE, from the coding sequence ATGGCCATGCCGCTGCGTCAGTCCATCAAGGTCGCTACATACCTGGCGGAACAGAAGATCCGCAGGCGGGACAAGTTTCCGCTGATCGTGGAGCTGGAACCGCTCTTCGCCTGCAATCTCAAGTGCGAGGGCTGCGGCAAGATCCAGCACCCGGCCGGAGTGCTCAAGCAGCGGATGCCGGTGGCCCAGGCCGTGGGCGCCGTGCTGGAGTCCGGTGCGCCGATGGTGTCCATCGCCGGTGGAGAACCGTTGATGCACCCGCAGATCGACGAGATCGTGCGCCAGTTGGTGGCCAAGCGGAAATACGTCTTCCTGTGCACCAACGCCATGCTGCTGCGCAAGAAGATGGACCGGTTCACGCCCTCCCCGTACTTCGCGTTCGCCGTGCACATCGACGGACTGCGCGAGCGGCACGACGAATCCGTCGCGAAGGAGGGCGTGTTCGACGAGGCGGTGGAGGCGATCAAGGAAGCCAAGCGGCGTGGCTTCAGGGTCACCACCAACTCGACCTTCTTCAACACCGACACCCCGCAGACGGTCATCGAGGTGCTCAACTTCCTCAACGACGACCTGCACGTGGACGAGATGATGATCTCGCCCGCCTACGCCTACGAGAAGGCGCCCGACCAGGAGCACTTCCTCGGCGTGGCGCAGACCCGTGAACTGTTCAAGAAGGCCTTCGCGGGCGGCAACCGCCGGCGCTGGCGGCTCAACCACTCCCCGCTCTTCCTGGACTTCCTGGAGGGCAAGGTCGACTTCCCGTGCACCGCGTGGGCCATCCCGAACTACTCGCTCTTCGGCTGGCAGCGCCCCTGCTACCTGATGAGCGACGGGTACGTGCCGACGTACCGCGAACTCATCGAGGAGACCGACTGGGACAAGTACGGCCGCGGCAAGGACCCGCGCTGCGCCAACTGCATGGCGCACTGCGGCTACGAGCCCACCGCCGTCCTCGCCACCATGGGCTCCCTCAAGGAGTCGCTGCGGGCCATGCGCGAGACCGTCTCCGGAAACCGGGAGTGA
- the ispG gene encoding flavodoxin-dependent (E)-4-hydroxy-3-methylbut-2-enyl-diphosphate synthase yields MTAVPMGVPEVPARPVAPRRMSRRIHVGPVAVGGGAPVSVQSMTTTRTSDIGATLQQIAELTASGCQIVRVACPTQDDADALATIARKSRIPVIADIHFQPKYVFAAIEAGCAAVRVNPGNIKKFDDQVKEIARAAKDHGTPVRIGVNAGSLDRRLLRKHGKATPEALVESALWEASLFEEHGFRDIKISVKHNDPVVMIEAYRQLAEACDYPLHLGVTEAGPAFQGTIKSAVAFGALLSRGIGDTVRVSLSAPPAEEVKVGIQILESLGLRQRRLEIVSCPSCGRAQVDVYKLAEEVTAGLDGMEVPLRVAVMGCVVNGPGEAREADLGVASGNGKGQIFVKGEVVKTVPESKIVQTLIEEARKLAEQTR; encoded by the coding sequence ATGACCGCCGTGCCCATGGGCGTTCCCGAGGTACCGGCCCGGCCTGTCGCTCCGCGGCGCATGTCGCGGCGGATCCACGTCGGGCCGGTGGCGGTCGGGGGCGGAGCCCCGGTGTCGGTGCAGTCGATGACGACGACCCGGACGTCGGACATCGGCGCCACCCTGCAGCAGATAGCCGAACTCACCGCGTCCGGCTGCCAGATCGTCCGCGTCGCCTGTCCCACGCAGGACGACGCGGACGCTCTCGCGACCATCGCCCGCAAGTCGCGGATCCCGGTGATCGCGGACATCCACTTCCAGCCCAAGTACGTGTTCGCGGCCATCGAGGCGGGCTGCGCGGCGGTCCGGGTGAACCCGGGCAACATCAAGAAGTTCGACGACCAGGTGAAGGAGATCGCGCGGGCCGCGAAGGACCACGGCACGCCGGTCCGGATCGGGGTCAACGCGGGCTCCCTGGACCGGCGGCTGCTGCGGAAACACGGCAAGGCCACCCCGGAGGCGCTCGTCGAGAGCGCGCTGTGGGAGGCGTCCCTCTTCGAGGAGCACGGCTTCCGGGACATCAAGATCTCCGTCAAGCACAACGACCCCGTCGTGATGATCGAGGCGTACCGGCAGCTCGCCGAGGCGTGCGACTACCCGCTGCACCTGGGCGTCACCGAGGCGGGTCCGGCGTTCCAGGGCACGATCAAGTCGGCCGTGGCGTTCGGGGCGCTGCTGTCGCGGGGCATCGGCGACACCGTCCGGGTCTCGCTGAGCGCTCCGCCCGCCGAGGAGGTCAAGGTCGGCATCCAGATCCTGGAGTCCCTGGGGCTTCGGCAGCGACGCCTGGAGATCGTCTCCTGCCCGTCCTGCGGGCGGGCCCAGGTCGACGTCTACAAGCTCGCCGAAGAGGTCACGGCAGGGCTGGACGGCATGGAAGTGCCGCTCAGGGTCGCGGTGATGGGCTGTGTCGTCAACGGTCCGGGTGAGGCCCGCGAGGCCGACCTCGGGGTTGCCTCGGGCAACGGCAAGGGGCAGATCTTCGTCAAGGGCGAGGTCGTCAAGACCGTACCCGAGTCGAAGATCGTGCAGACCCTGATCGAGGAGGCCAGGAAGCTGGCCGAGCAGACCAGGTGA